The following proteins are co-located in the Desulfoscipio sp. XC116 genome:
- a CDS encoding nitroreductase family protein, with product MEFMEVIRKRRSIRKYKPEPVPDEYIHEILEAARLAPSGTNLQPWRFVLVKSAEKRQQLAEHTLKFVTSAPVVVACCIDLTAYKHTPQRIKELVEAGAFTGTDLENISGDEYMKRRQAMDEKALRAYASTNCAIAIEHLILRATDLGLGTCWIMMFKQSGVRRVLELGENIQVVALVPLGYADQKPAPRPRLPIDDLMQEV from the coding sequence ATGGAATTTATGGAAGTAATTCGCAAACGAAGAAGTATCCGCAAATACAAGCCTGAACCGGTACCTGACGAATATATCCATGAAATACTGGAGGCGGCCCGGCTTGCTCCATCGGGCACCAACCTGCAGCCCTGGCGGTTCGTGCTGGTCAAAAGTGCGGAAAAACGCCAACAGCTGGCCGAGCACACATTAAAATTTGTCACTAGCGCACCGGTGGTTGTGGCCTGCTGCATAGACCTTACCGCCTACAAGCATACCCCGCAGCGCATTAAGGAGCTGGTTGAGGCAGGGGCCTTTACCGGTACGGATTTAGAGAACATCAGCGGCGATGAATACATGAAACGGCGCCAGGCCATGGACGAAAAAGCTCTTCGGGCCTATGCTTCGACTAACTGCGCCATTGCCATTGAACATTTAATTTTACGGGCCACCGATCTTGGGCTGGGTACTTGCTGGATTATGATGTTTAAACAAAGCGGTGTCAGGAGAGTATTGGAACTGGGCGAAAATATACAGGTGGTGGCACTGGTTCCGCTCGGATATGCGGACCAGAAACCGGCACCGAGGCCCAGGCTGCCGATAGACGACTTGATGCAGGAGGTTTAG
- a CDS encoding transcriptional repressor yields the protein MIKKLKKLGLRATPQRMAIMHLLDGNTSHPSAEEIYRELKPEYPSLSAATVYNTLEALARAGEIQEISIDPQRRRFDPNPRPHCHFLCHQCQRVYDLDIALEDLPVPNQVDGFNIDSFSLYLYGKCKYCSSTKYGKSN from the coding sequence ATGATTAAAAAACTCAAAAAACTCGGCCTAAGGGCTACACCGCAGCGCATGGCAATCATGCACTTGCTTGACGGCAATACAAGCCACCCGTCGGCTGAGGAAATATACCGGGAATTAAAGCCGGAATACCCTTCGCTTTCTGCGGCCACCGTATACAACACCCTGGAGGCACTGGCCAGAGCCGGTGAAATTCAGGAGATAAGTATTGACCCCCAGAGACGTCGTTTTGACCCCAACCCCCGTCCACATTGCCACTTCCTTTGTCACCAGTGCCAGAGAGTTTACGATTTGGATATCGCTCTGGAGGATCTACCTGTCCCCAACCAAGTGGATGGTTTTAACATTGACAGCTTTTCTCTGTACCTGTACGGAAAGTGCAAATACTGCAGCAGCACGAAGTACGGTAAATCTAACTAA